The nucleotide sequence GGCGAGCCGCTCCCGGTCGAGGCCCCGCACCAGCGACGCCACCGCCGGGGTGATCCCCTCACGGTAGTACTCGAACGACTGCCCCGACTGGATCCGCCCCGCGTTGAGCACCATGGGCGCCGGGTGGAACATCGCGCCGATGTTGTTGAGGCTCGTCACGAGCACGCTTCTCGCCGGCACGCACCGGCCCAGGTAGCGCATCAACGCCAGCGCTTCCCCGACGTGCCAGGGCGGGATGGCCGCCAGGCGCACCCGGCGCTTGAGCCCGCTGACGCGCACGCGCCCCGGCGCAGGGCTCCTGCTGGTGTACAAGAGCGTGTCGGTCTCCGCCACCGCCCGCACGCAGGTGCCCAGGCGCTGGAGACGGCTGGCGAACTCCAGAGCCCCGAGGGTGCGGCCCGGATGCAGGATGACCACGTGATGCGCGTCCAGGAACGGGGCCATCCGCTCGGCGAGCTCCCCATGAGCGGTGGCCGGCGTGGTCACGATGACCACGTCCACATTGCGCAGCTCGTCGAAGCCCGTCGAGGCGCGCGCGATGGGCGCGACGCCCTGCCAGATGCCTTCGACCTCGATGACGGGCCGCTCCAACAGCGGCCGTAGCCGGTCGGCGCTGCGGTTGATGAGCACCGGGCGCATGCCTATCCGGCTGAGGCTCACGGCCGTGGCCAGCCCTCCGGGACCGGCTCCTACCACGGCCACTCGGACCATCGGTACCATGGCTGTCGTGCCGCCTCCCTCGTGGAGATGGAGTCGCCAGAGCGGCAAACGAGACTCGGCCGAAAGCCGGACACCTTCCCGCCCGCGCGCTCCCGCGCTGGGTCACGTCGCCGGGAGGGCGCGCGAACGCAGGCGTCCTGGCGAGGGAGCCCGGCTCGGGTGAGACGAAGCGGTCCGGAGGTTAGAAAGCAGCGATCCATGCCACGCCGGGCCCACCTCCTCCTCCCACGCTTGCGGGGTTAGCTGACGGGCTCGGATCGAAGGAGTCTGACCCGTCCGGCCGGCACCCGGGGTGACGACCCCGGATGAGGGAGGATGCCGTCGTGCCGGCCAGATTCGCCCCGGTAACGGAGTGGGTCCCCCGCTTCCCCGGAAGCCCCAGGGCATCCGGAGAATTCAGCGTTCAAGTGGGCCGGTCGGCCTGTCATCGGCCAACCGCTGGCGCTATTAGGTTGTAGGAGCCATCTGCCCGTAGTCTAGCAGGGCTCGAAACGCGATGTCAAGCGCAGCTCGTGCGTTCCCACTACGGGCTGTCCATGGTCGGTGTGGTCTCACAGGCTCGCTCGAGCGCTTTCTTGCTCGTCGGCACGCCCACACACGACCCGTTTGGGATGGGCGACCCTGTCCGCCGGGGCCCGGCTGCGAAGACCGGCCTGAGGTACAATGGTGCCGTTACCGTGGTGCTGTCGTTCGGCGTGGCTGCCCGCTCGCAGCCGTCGCCCGCCAGGCAGGGAGGTCACGGAACGTGCCGGCCGGACGCTCGCGTTCGGAGCGCTACCGCATCGCTCGGGTCTTCGCGCAGCGGGGCCTGGTCGCCACCAGCCATTCGCTGGCGGCGCAGGCGGGCCTGCGTATCCTGATGGAGGGCGGCAACGCCGTCGACGCGGCCATCGCCACCGCCGCCTGCCTGGTGGTGGTGGAGCCCACCTCGTGCGGCCTGGGCGGCGACGCCTTCGCCATCGTCTGGGACGGAGAGCGCCTGCACGGCCTCAACGCCTCCGGGCCGGCGCCCGCCGCGCTCGACGCCGAAGCCCTGCGCCGCCGGGGCCTGGCGCAGGTGCCCACCGAAGGGTGGGAGTCCGTGACGGTCCCGGGGGTCGTAGCGGGCTGGGCTGCCCTGGCCAGGCGCTGGGGCAGCATGCCCCTCACGCGGGTGCTGGCGCCGGCCATCGAGTACGCGGAGCGGGGCCACCCGGTGCCGGTGCGCACTGCGCTGTTGTGGCAGGCGGCTGCCGCCCGCTTCGGGCAGCGCCAGGACTTCCGAGAGGCTTTCCTGCCGGGGGGACGGGCGCCCCGGGCCGGCGAGATCGTCCGCCAGCCGGACCAGGCGCGCACCTTGCGGCTCATCGCCGAGTCAGGCGGCGAGGCGATGTACCGCGGGCCGCTCGCCCTGGAGATCGCCCGGTATGCCGCCCGCACCGGCGGCTACCTGACCCTGGAAGACCTGAGCGCCTACGAGGCGGAGTGGGTCGACCCCCTCTCGACGCGATACCGGGACGTCGAGGTCTGGGAGCTCCCTCCCAACGGGCAGGGGGTGGCGGCCCTGCTGGCCCTCGGCATCGCCTCGCGCTTCGACCCGGCTCCGGCTGGCCCGGCTGCCGGCGGCTCCCGTTTCCCGGATGCCCGCTGGAGCCACCTGCTGGCCGAATCGCTGCGCCTGGCCCTGCACGAGGCGTATCAGCACGTGGCCGATCCACGGCGGGCGCCGGTCCCGGTCGAGCGCTTCACGGACCCTGCCTTCGCCGCGGCGCTGGCCCTGCGCATCGACCCCGGACACGCCATCCCCGAGCCCATCCCCGACCGTTCGGCAGCGGGCGGCACCGTCTACCTCTGCACGGCCGACGAGCAGGGGCGGATGGTCTCGTTCATCCAGTCCAACTTCTACGGTTTCGGCTCGGGGGTGGTCGTGCCGGGTACCGGCATCGCGCTGCAAAACCGGGGGGCCGGGTTCAACCTGATTCCCGGGCATCCCAACGAGCTTGCGCCCGGGAAGCGGCCGTTCCATACGATCATCCCGGGGTTCCTGACCCGGAAGGGCCGGCCGCTGGCCGCGTTCGGGGTGATGGGGGGCGACATGCAGGCGCAGGGCCACGTGCAGGTCGTCTCCGCCCTGGTCGACGGCGGGCTCGATCCCCAGGCGGCGCTCGACCTGCCGCGCTTTCGGGTCATGCCCGGCGGCCACCTGGCGCTGGAAGAGGGCTTCGACCCGGAGCTCGCCCGGGCGCTTGCCGGGATGGGCCATCCCATCTCGACCGGGCAGGCGCCGCTCGGCTTCGGAGGCGGCCAGATCGTCTGGCGAGACCCGGAGAGCGGCGTCTACGTGGGCGGCTCCGATCCGCGCAAGGACGGGCAAGCCGCGGGATGGTAGCCACCGGAGGCGACCGCTACGGCCGCCTGAAGACTGCCACGAGCCTCCGGGACTCCAGGGTCAGCGGCTCTTCCCCGTTGAGCGTCCCGTACGCCCCCGCCAGCTCGAAACCGACCTCCCTGGCCATCCTGGCCAGCTCCACCAGGCTGTACTGGCGGATGGAGAAGCGGCGGCGCTCCACCCGGCCGCCGTCCAGGATGACGACCCGGTCCGTCTCGGTGCGGTCGGTGAGCACGTTGTACCGTACCCTCTCCAGCGTGAAGGCACCCGGTGTCTCCACCCAGACCTGCTCGCTCCCCGACCGGATCAGCCAGTACTTGTGGATCATCTCCATCACGAGCCGGCCGCCCGGCCGCAGGCTCTCGTAAAACGCCGCCATCACCCGGGCGTCCTCCGCCTCGTCTTCCAGGTACCCGAAAGAGCTGAACAGGTTGATGGCCACGTCGAACGCCTGCGGCCGCCGGAAGTCGCGCATGTCCTGGCGCACCCACTCGACGGCCTCCTCGCGCAGCCCCGCCTCCTCCGCCCGCCTGCGCGCCACGTCGAGCAGGTAGGCCGACAGGTCGACCCCGGTCACCCGGTACCCGCGGCGGGCGAGCTCGATGGAGTGGCGCCCCTGCCCGCACGGCATGTCCAGGATGTCGGCCGGCGGGCTCAGCTCCAGCAGCCGCTCGAGGCCATCCACCTGCTCGGAGGTGTACTCCGCGGTCAGGAGCGGGTCATAGGTCGCGAGGTACGTCTCGTCGAAGAGTTCCTCGTACCAGGCCATGGCGCACCTGCCTTCGCTGGGGCTTTGCCGTCACCGGCCGTTCCCCGAGGAGGCGCTCCTCCCCGAGGCTGCGGCCCTGGCCCGCTCCGTCAACCGGCAAAAGGCGCATACCTCGCCGGGGGTCGGTTCGCCGCAGACACGGCACGCCTGCAGCCGCACGGGCTCCTTGGGGAAGTGGCGCCGGCCCCGCTCGTAGAAGCCGAAGACGAACTGCTGCTTGGTGCCCGGCGCCACGTGCTCCAGGCGGTTGAGCACCTCCTTGTACAGGTGAGAGGTGGCACCGGCCGCCATGGGGCACTCGTCCACCTCGTAGTCGATCCCCTGAAGCACGGCGTAGGCGGCCACTTCCCGCTCGGCCAGGCGCACCAGCGGCTTCACCTTCTTCACCAGCCCCTCTTCGGTCGCCGGCATGACCGCCGACTGGCGGGCCATGTAGTCGAGCTGCCAGTGGAGGACGTTGCCGAGCAGCGTGGCGGCCTCGTCGTCCAGGTTGTGTCCCGTCGCCACCACGGTGTAGCCGTGCTCCCGGGCGAAGCGGTTGAACAGGTGCCGCTTGGTCATGCCGCACGCCGAGCAGGGGATGCGGCGGGTGCGCCGGGCGAGCTCCCCGATGCCGAACCCGATCTCCTCGGCGACGGAGACCACGTGCAGGGTCAGCCCCCGCTCCCCGGCGAACGCCCGGGTCCTGGCCGCCGACTCCTCCGAGTACGCTCCGATCCCGAGCTGGACGTGCAGCCCGTCGGGCCGGTATCCCAGGCGGTGGAGGATGTCCCACAGCGCCAGGCTGTCCTTACCGCCCGAGACGGCCACCAGGATCCGGTCGTCGGGGGCGAGCATCCCCTCGTCCTCGATGGCCCGCTGCACCTGGCGCAGCACGTGTTCCACGAAGTGGTCCCGGCAAAACGCGGCGTGATGGCGAGACACCTCGACCACCGCCGGGCCGCGGCACTTGACGCACTTCATCCGATGGCACCACCGCTTCTCACGACCCCTTGGGCGCCGGCTTCAGCGGCCGCCCGACAAGGCAGGCCGTACCTCGATCTCGTCGGCGTCTTCCACGACGCTGTCCCGGGTGAGGAGGCTCTGCCCCCGGATGACGATGACCGTCTCGGGGTTGATGCGCAGCTCTTCCAGGATGCTCTGAACCGTACGCGGTCCTCGCATCACGTGCTCCTGCCGTTTGGGAATGCGGATGAGCACTTTCAAGAGCCCGCCTCCCTCCTTCTGGCGATTCAAACAATAGCCTTCATCACCTGGCCCGTCAAACGAGCCGTGGCGTGCTACAATGCCTTGTCCGGCCGAGACGAGGGGGCGGGTGGGAGGCGTCACGAGCACGATGGACACCGCCATGGAAGCGACCACCGGAGGCCGAGGGGCCGGGTCCAGGCAGCCGCCCGGGCTGAAGCGGCGGCTCAGGCGGCTGGAGGAAGCCGTGAAAACCATCCTGGCCAACATCGGCGAGGATCCGGGCCGCCCGGGCCTGGCCCAGACGCCTGAACGGGTGGCCCGCATGTACCTGGAGCTCTTCTCCGGGCTCGGCTCCGATCCGGCCGAGCAGCTCACCGTGCTCGAGGAGGAAGGAGCCGGGGATCTGGTGATCGTGCGCGACATCCCCCTCTACTCGATGTGCGAGCACCACCTGATCCCGTTCATCGGGCGCGCCCACGTGGCGTACCTGCCCGACCAGGGGCGCATCACCGGGCTTTCCAAGATTGCACGCCTCGTGGAGGGTTATGCGCGCCGGCCGCAGGTACAGGAGCGCCTGACCCGCCAGCTCGCCGACGCCATCGAGGCGCGCCTTGCGCCGCGCGGCGTGGCGGTGGTCGTGGAGGCGGAGCACCTGTGCATGGTCATGCGCGGCGTGCGGGCTCACGGCTCTCGAGTCGTGACGGTGGCGGTGCGCGGGCTGTTCGCCTCGGATCCTGCCGAGCGGGAACAGGTCATCGCCCAGCTGCGCTCCTGAGGCGTGCTGTCCCGCGCGGGCGCTTCACGGCCCGCGCACCGGCGCCGCCGGCTCAGCCTGCGGCTGCGGCGAACGCTGCCCGGGCAGCCTCCGTCACTTCGCCGGTGACCCGCTCGTCGTGGGCCGTGGACAGGAAGATGGCCTCCAGCATGGCCGGGGCCAGGTGCACCCCGCGCTCCAGCATGGCGTGGAAAAAGCGCGCGTAAGCGCCGGCGTCGCCTTCCTGCGCCTCGGTGAAGTCCTGGGGCGCCTGGGCGCGAAACGATAATCCCAGCATCGCGCCGACCTGGACGACGGAGACGCAGGCCCCGGCCTCCTTCGCTGCCTGGCGCAGCCCGTCCGCCAGCCGCCGCGCACGGGCCTCCAGGCACTCGTAGATCCCTTCCTCCCTCTGGAGTTCCCGGAGCGTCGCAAGCCCCGCCGCGACCGCGATGGGGTTGCCCGAGAGGGTGCCGGCCTGGTACACGGGACCCTGCGGGGCGACCAGCTCCATGAGCTCCCGGCGGCCCGCGTACGCGCCGGCGGGAAGCCCACCCCCCATGATCTTGCCGAGGCAGGTGAGATCCGGTTGGACGCCGAAGCGGCCCTGCGCTCCGCTCCATCCCACCCGGAAGCCCGTGATGACCTCGTCGAAGATCAGCAGGCTCCCGTTACGGCGCGTGATGGCGCGCAGGCCCTCCAGGAAACCCGGTTTGGGCAGGACGACCCCCATGTTGGCGGCCACCGGCTCCACGATCACGGCGGCGATCTCCTGGCCCCAGCGGGAAAAGAGCGCCTCCACGTCTTCGAGGTGATTGTAACGTGCAAGCAGCGTCTCACCGGCCGCGCCGGGGCTCACTCCGGGGGAGGCCGGCGAGACGGAGGTTGCTCCCGCCCAGGTGGGGGCTGCTCCTCCGCCGGCCGAGTACAGGGCCGCCCCGGAGCCGGCCTTGACCAGCATCGCATCCGAGTGGCCGTGGTAGCACCCCTCGAACTTCACCACGTAGCGGCGGCCGGTCGCTGCCCGGCTCAACCGCACGGCGCTCATGACGGCCTCGGTGCCGGAGTTGACCAGCCTCACCATCTCGACGGACGGTAGCGCCGAGGCGATCAGCTCGGCGAGCTCCACCTCGGCGGTGGTCGGCATCCCGAAGCTGGTGCCCGACGCGGCGGCCCGCTGCACCGCCTCCACGACGGCCGGGTGGGCGTGGCCCAGGATGAGCGCCCCCCACGACTGCACCAGGTCCACGTAGCGGCGGCCGCTCACGTCCCAGACGTAAGGCCCCTCGCCTCGTGCGGCGAACACCGGGGTACCCCCTACCGCCCGAAACGCCCGGACCGGGCTGTTGACGCCACCCGGCATGACTCTGCGGGCTCGTTCCCACCACTGTGGGGTTTCCACGCGCGTCCCCCTCCCCGCCGTGCGGCTTCTCCCCCTCGGCGGCGCGGGCTTCAGCCTTCCCGCAGCCACCGCGCCGCCTGCGATGCGTAGTACGTGATGATCAGGTCGGCGCCGGCCCGGGCCATGGAGGTCAGCATCTCGAGCACGATCGGGCGCCGGTCGATCCAACCCCGGGCGGCCGCCGCCTCGACCATCGCGTACTCGCCGCTGACGTTGTAGGCCGCCAGCGGCACGGTCGTCCGGTCGCGAAGCTGCCGCAGCACGTCCAGATAGGCCAGAGCCGGCTTGACCATCACGATGTCGGCCCCCTGCGCCAGGTCCAGGTCCACCTCCCGCAGCGCCTCCCGGGCGTTGGGCGGGTCCATCTGGTAGGCCCTCCGGTCGCCGAAAGCGGGCGCAGACCCCGCGGCCTCCCGGAACGGCCCGTAGAACGCCGAGGCGAACTTGGCCGAATAACCCATGATGGCGACGTCTTCGTACCCTTCGGCGTCCAGCGCCTCCCGGATGGCCGCCACCTGGCCGTCCATCATGGCGCTCGGCGCCACGACGTCGGCTCCCGCACGGGCGTGCGAGAGGGCGGTAGCCGCCAGGCGGGGCAGAGTCGCGTCGTTGTCCACCTCCACCTGGCCGCGGCGCTCCCGCAGGATGCCGCAGTGGCCGTGCTCCGTGTACTCGCAGAGGCAGACGTCGGTGATCACCACCAGCTCCGGCAAGCGCTGCTTGAGGCGGCGCACCGCCTGCTGCACGACGCCCTCGGGGTCGTCCGCGCCGCTCCCGCGCGGGTCTTTGCTCGCGGGGATCCCGAAGAGCAGCACGGCCTGCACGCCCGCCTCGAGCGCCTCGGATGCCGCCTGCTCCACCCGGTCGACCGGCCAGCGCATCACGCCGGGCATCGACTCCACCGGCTCCGGGGGGATGCCCGCCGGATGCACGAAACAGGGCTGGATCAGTTGCTCCGGAGAAAGGCGCACCTCCCGCACCATCGACCTCAAGGCTGCCGTGCGGCGAAGCCGCCGGGGGCGCACCGCCGCGCCCCTGGCCCGCGCCCCGTCGCCGGGCCGGCTGCCCGGGCTTCCCGTCCACACGCTCATCGCCCTTGCCCGTCCCCTTCCATCCGAAGCTCTTGCCAGGCTCGCGCGCACGCCGCCGCCAGCGCCTCGGGCGATGGCGACGTGGCCTGCTCGACCCGCCACCCCGCGCCGAGCGCCGCGCCCGCCGTCGTCGGCCCGATGGCCACCACCCGCACGCGCCCGGGCGGCGGGCCTTTGAGGTGGGCCGTGACGGCACAGACGGCGCTCGGGGATGCCGCCACCAGCACGTCGACCTCGCCCGAGCGCACCAAGGCGGCGGCCCGCGCTGCGTTGGCCGGGTCGTCCAGGGTGCGGTACGCTTCGACGCGCACCACTGTGGCGCCGCCCGCGGCGAGCTCTCGCTGCAGCATCTCGTCCGCCCGATCCCCGACGGCCAGCAGGATCCGGGCCCCCTGCAGGTGCCCGCACCGGGCCAGCGCGGCAGGTATGGCAGCCGCCCGGGGCTCGTCCGGCATGCAGTCGACCCGTACGTGCGCCGCTTCCAGCGCCCTGCGGGTCGCCGCCCCCACCGCGCAGACCCGAGCCGGCAGCTGCCCGCCGGCGCCTCCTGCGGGAGCCGCTTGCTCGCCCGCGGCGGCCGCTCCCCTGCCGGGAGCCACCGCCCGCAGGGCCTCGGCCAGGGCCTGGGCGCCGTTGGGGCTCGTGACCACGATCCAGTCGAAACAGCCCTCCCATGCTTCCCGGCACGCCCGCCGCAACGCCTCCGGGTCATCGGGGGGAGCGATCCGCAGCACCGGGACAGGAGTCACCCGCGCCCCCTCCGCTTCCAGGGCCGCAACCGCCGGGCCGGCCTGGTGGGCGGGCCGCGTCACCAGCACCCTACACCCCGAAAGGCGCATCAACGGCCTCCCCCTGCCCTGACTGCACCCGGGCGAGCAGCCGTTCTGCCAGTGTTTCTCCTGCCCGGGCGGCCGAGCCGACGAGCGCCTGGGGCTCTTCCCCCGGCGCCTCCGCCTCGAGCGAGCCCCGGGCCGCCATCCAGCCCTGGGGCCGGCCGTCGCCTGCCGGCAGCGCCAGGAAGCCCGTGATGCGAATGTGCCGCCCGCGTACCGACGCGAGCGCCCCGACCGGCCACCGGCAGCCCGCGCCCGTGCGCGCCTGAAACGCCCGCTCCGCCTCGGCCTGCGCCCGCAGCTCCGGGCGGTCCAGGAGGCCCAGCACCGCCAGCACCTCGGGGTCGTCCCGGCGGCACTCCACCGCCAGGATGCCCTGCCCCGCTGCCGGCACCATCGCCTCCGGAGCGAAATAGGCGCTCACCCGCCCTGCGAGCCCCAGGCGATGCAGGCCGGCCGCCGCCAGCACCAGCCCGTCGGCGCGGCCCTCCTCCAGGCGGCGCAGCCGGGTCTCCACGTTGCCCCGCACCTCGACGGCGCGCACCTCCGGATGCAGCATGCGCACCTGCACCCACCGCCGCATGGACGACGTGCCGATCCTTGCCCCGGCTCCGAGGCCCCGCAGGCGTCCGGCCGCGTCATCGACCGGCGCACGCCCCGCCGCCGGCCACTGCCCGCCTTCCGCCACGGCCAGCACCAGCGCGTCGCGCGGGTCTTCCCGGGCGGGAAAGGCCGCGAGCACCAGGGCGTCGGGGAGTTGCGTCGGTACGTCCTTCAGGCTGTGAACGGCGAGGTCGCAGCGCCCCTCCAGCAGCGCGTGCTCGAGTGCCTTGACGAACGCTCCCACCGTCCCCCCTGGCCCCACCAGCAGGTCGGCCGGCGCCCCCTCGCCGGGCCGCTCCCCCCCACCGCCCGCACCGGCCCCGGCCGGCCGGTCACCGGCCCACCGCGCCGAGGCCACGTCCCCGTGGGTCGTGACGGGCACCACCTCGAACTCCAGGCCGCCCGCCCGCCGGCGCAGCATCTCCACCACCAGCGCCGTCTGCTGCATCGCCAGCCGGCTGCCACGGGTCGCCACCCGAAGCGTGCGTCCCATCATCAGCCAGCCGCCCTCGCCGCATCGGCGCCGCCGCTTCCCTGCGCTTCCGTGCGCGGCGGCCCGGCGACGAGCTCCTTGAGGTAGACGGTGGGGAGGTGCATGAGCTTGTTGGTGAGCCGGCGGGTGAGATGTTCCACGACTTCCCTCGCCCGGGGCGAGAGCTCCCCGTCCAACCTGCCGAGCGCCCACTCGAGCTCGGCGAGGCGGACCTCCTCCGCCTGCCGGCGCATCGCTACCACCTCCGGAGCGGCCTGGCGCTGGCGCAGCCACTCCACGAAGTGGGCCACCTCCTGGCCGACGATGTGGTGGGCCGCCTCGAGGTCGGCCGCCCCTGGCGGCCCGGAGAAGGCCCCGCCGCCGGCCCCCAGGTCGTCGATGTGCAGCACGATCAACCCCGGCGGCATCGGGTCGGGCACCTCCACGTCCCGGGGCACGGCCAGGTCGATCACCCAGAGCGCGCCCTTACCGTTGCGCCGCTGCGCGGCGCTCGCCAGGGAGGCCGCGTCGATCACGGCGCCCGGCGCCGCCGTCGCCGACACGACCAGGTCGGCCGCCCGCAGCACGGCGGGAAGGGCCTGCAGGCCCTCCGCCCTGAGCTCGACCTCCCGGTGGAGCCCCCGCCGCCCTTCGATCACCGCCTGTGCGGCGTCCCGGGCCCGTTCGGGGCGCCTCGCGCAGACGGTAAACCGGCGCACGCCCCGCTCGAGCGCCTCCTGCAGGGCCAGCATCGCCATGCTGCCGCTGCCCACCACCGCGAGATGGGCCTGGTCCCACCGCACGCCGCCCTCTTCCGCCCGCCGCAGCGCCGCCCGGACCAGCGAAGGGCTCCCGCGGCCGAGGCCGGTCTCCGCCCGCACCCGCTTGCCGGCCCGCACGGCCCTCTCCCACAGCGCGCTCAGCACGCCGCCCACGGGCCTCACCCGCCGGGCCATCTCCATGGCGTCGCGCACCTGCCCCAGGATCTGGGGCTCCCCGACGATGGCCGACTGCAGCCCCGCCGCCACCTCGGCGAGGTGGCGTGCGGCATCCTCGCCGGCTCGCTGCACGGCGTGTACCCGGATGGCGCGCTCGCTCATCCCGGAGCGGTGCGCCAGGCTCCGTACCACCCCGTTGAGGGCGCCCGCCTCTTCCACGTACACCTCGATCCGGTGGCAGGTGGAGAGCACCACGGATCCCGCTCCTTCGGTCCTCAGCCACTGCTCCACTTGCTCGGGGGTAGACAAGCGCAGGCGCTCTCTCACCTCGAGGGGCGTCGTGCGGTAGTCGAATCCTACCATTGCCGGCCGGGTGCCCTCGCCCGCTCCCGGGGTGCCACTCCGCCCGGCGGCAGCAATCCGGTACGCAGCGCGCATCAGCCGGTCGCCTCCTTGTCGGGCAGCGCCGGGGCATGCCCGCCAGGACCGTAGCGCTCGAGCGTCGCGACCAGGAGCTCGTCGAAAAAGCGCCCCGCCCGCTGAAGGATCTGCCACCCTTCGGGGTCTCCGGCCGGCGGCCGGTCGAGGGACTGGGCGAGCGCCTGCATGATGCTCTGGCGGAAGACCAGGAAGGCCCGCGCCGTCTCCGCGGCCGACAGCCCCATCTGCACGGCTTCCTCGCCGTAGCGCCGCATGATCTGCCGGGCGCTGTGCAGGTACGACTCCCCGTCGCCCGGTCGCGCCGCGAAGTGCACGAGCAGCCCCAGCAGCTGCCGGCCGCTCGCCCGCAGCGCCTCCTCCCGGGTGCGGTAGCGCGCTCTCCACGGTTCGCCCGGCAGCCTCCTCCCCAGCTCCTGCCGGGTCGCAGACAGCGCCAGGCGGGCCAGATGGTCCACTCCGCCTTCTGCCGGCACGTTCTGCCCCCTGGCCAAAAACGCCAGGAGATCGGCCCGCCGGTAGCGCCGGTGGCCACCAGGGGTGCGGAAGGCGCTGATGCGCCCCTCGTCGGTCCACCGCCGCAGGGTCGTCTCGTGGACGCCCAGGATCTGGCAGGCCTCTTTGACGCTCACCCAGTCCACGGCCAACCGGGTCACCCCATGTCCGCCACGGCGTCGCGCAGGCTCTTGCGCACGCCCGTCACGAACGGCGTCTCGACCTTGACGTAGCGCCGGGCCCCTGCGGCCCGCAGTGCCCGGATCATCTCCACCAGGCGCGGGAGATGGTCCGTCTCGAAGGCCAGGATCCACTCCCAATCCCCGAGCCCGAAGGCCATCACGGTGTTGGCCCGCACGTCCGGATAGGGCCGGGCCAGCTCTCCGTGCTCCCGCAAGAGCGCCGCCCGCTCGGCCGGCGCCAGCA is from Limnochorda sp. L945t and encodes:
- the hemL gene encoding glutamate-1-semialdehyde 2,1-aminomutase, with the protein product METPQWWERARRVMPGGVNSPVRAFRAVGGTPVFAARGEGPYVWDVSGRRYVDLVQSWGALILGHAHPAVVEAVQRAAASGTSFGMPTTAEVELAELIASALPSVEMVRLVNSGTEAVMSAVRLSRAATGRRYVVKFEGCYHGHSDAMLVKAGSGAALYSAGGGAAPTWAGATSVSPASPGVSPGAAGETLLARYNHLEDVEALFSRWGQEIAAVIVEPVAANMGVVLPKPGFLEGLRAITRRNGSLLIFDEVITGFRVGWSGAQGRFGVQPDLTCLGKIMGGGLPAGAYAGRRELMELVAPQGPVYQAGTLSGNPIAVAAGLATLRELQREEGIYECLEARARRLADGLRQAAKEAGACVSVVQVGAMLGLSFRAQAPQDFTEAQEGDAGAYARFFHAMLERGVHLAPAMLEAIFLSTAHDERVTGEVTEAARAAFAAAAG
- a CDS encoding MoaD/ThiS family protein yields the protein MLIRIPKRQEHVMRGPRTVQSILEELRINPETVIVIRGQSLLTRDSVVEDADEIEVRPALSGGR
- a CDS encoding NAD/NADP octopine/nopaline dehydrogenase family protein; translation: MVPMVRVAVVGAGPGGLATAVSLSRIGMRPVLINRSADRLRPLLERPVIEVEGIWQGVAPIARASTGFDELRNVDVVIVTTPATAHGELAERMAPFLDAHHVVILHPGRTLGALEFASRLQRLGTCVRAVAETDTLLYTSRSPAPGRVRVSGLKRRVRLAAIPPWHVGEALALMRYLGRCVPARSVLVTSLNNIGAMFHPAPMVLNAGRIQSGQSFEYYREGITPAVASLVRGLDRERLAVARAWGVQAEPVESWLRQSYGLPRSLRTLESLVAANPAYAGVMAPTTLHHRYLLEDVPTGLVPLTELGRMAGVRTPLMHAVIDMACELVGVDLREHGGRTLANLGWHGAGPEELREMVTAGLPEPREGLLQAR
- the hemB gene encoding porphobilinogen synthase; the protein is MSVWTGSPGSRPGDGARARGAAVRPRRLRRTAALRSMVREVRLSPEQLIQPCFVHPAGIPPEPVESMPGVMRWPVDRVEQAASEALEAGVQAVLLFGIPASKDPRGSGADDPEGVVQQAVRRLKQRLPELVVITDVCLCEYTEHGHCGILRERRGQVEVDNDATLPRLAATALSHARAGADVVAPSAMMDGQVAAIREALDAEGYEDVAIMGYSAKFASAFYGPFREAAGSAPAFGDRRAYQMDPPNAREALREVDLDLAQGADIVMVKPALAYLDVLRQLRDRTTVPLAAYNVSGEYAMVEAAAARGWIDRRPIVLEMLTSMARAGADLIITYYASQAARWLREG
- a CDS encoding gamma-glutamyltransferase family protein; this encodes MPAGRSRSERYRIARVFAQRGLVATSHSLAAQAGLRILMEGGNAVDAAIATAACLVVVEPTSCGLGGDAFAIVWDGERLHGLNASGPAPAALDAEALRRRGLAQVPTEGWESVTVPGVVAGWAALARRWGSMPLTRVLAPAIEYAERGHPVPVRTALLWQAAAARFGQRQDFREAFLPGGRAPRAGEIVRQPDQARTLRLIAESGGEAMYRGPLALEIARYAARTGGYLTLEDLSAYEAEWVDPLSTRYRDVEVWELPPNGQGVAALLALGIASRFDPAPAGPAAGGSRFPDARWSHLLAESLRLALHEAYQHVADPRRAPVPVERFTDPAFAAALALRIDPGHAIPEPIPDRSAAGGTVYLCTADEQGRMVSFIQSNFYGFGSGVVVPGTGIALQNRGAGFNLIPGHPNELAPGKRPFHTIIPGFLTRKGRPLAAFGVMGGDMQAQGHVQVVSALVDGGLDPQAALDLPRFRVMPGGHLALEEGFDPELARALAGMGHPISTGQAPLGFGGGQIVWRDPESGVYVGGSDPRKDGQAAGW
- the folE gene encoding GTP cyclohydrolase I FolE; this translates as MDTAMEATTGGRGAGSRQPPGLKRRLRRLEEAVKTILANIGEDPGRPGLAQTPERVARMYLELFSGLGSDPAEQLTVLEEEGAGDLVIVRDIPLYSMCEHHLIPFIGRAHVAYLPDQGRITGLSKIARLVEGYARRPQVQERLTRQLADAIEARLAPRGVAVVVEAEHLCMVMRGVRAHGSRVVTVAVRGLFASDPAEREQVIAQLRS
- a CDS encoding class I SAM-dependent methyltransferase, with protein sequence MAWYEELFDETYLATYDPLLTAEYTSEQVDGLERLLELSPPADILDMPCGQGRHSIELARRGYRVTGVDLSAYLLDVARRRAEEAGLREEAVEWVRQDMRDFRRPQAFDVAINLFSSFGYLEDEAEDARVMAAFYESLRPGGRLVMEMIHKYWLIRSGSEQVWVETPGAFTLERVRYNVLTDRTETDRVVILDGGRVERRRFSIRQYSLVELARMAREVGFELAGAYGTLNGEEPLTLESRRLVAVFRRP
- a CDS encoding TIGR00269 family protein — encoded protein: MKCVKCRGPAVVEVSRHHAAFCRDHFVEHVLRQVQRAIEDEGMLAPDDRILVAVSGGKDSLALWDILHRLGYRPDGLHVQLGIGAYSEESAARTRAFAGERGLTLHVVSVAEEIGFGIGELARRTRRIPCSACGMTKRHLFNRFAREHGYTVVATGHNLDDEAATLLGNVLHWQLDYMARQSAVMPATEEGLVKKVKPLVRLAEREVAAYAVLQGIDYEVDECPMAAGATSHLYKEVLNRLEHVAPGTKQQFVFGFYERGRRHFPKEPVRLQACRVCGEPTPGEVCAFCRLTERARAAASGRSASSGNGR
- a CDS encoding uroporphyrinogen-III synthase, coding for MRLSGCRVLVTRPAHQAGPAVAALEAEGARVTPVPVLRIAPPDDPEALRRACREAWEGCFDWIVVTSPNGAQALAEALRAVAPGRGAAAAGEQAAPAGGAGGQLPARVCAVGAATRRALEAAHVRVDCMPDEPRAAAIPAALARCGHLQGARILLAVGDRADEMLQRELAAGGATVVRVEAYRTLDDPANAARAAALVRSGEVDVLVAASPSAVCAVTAHLKGPPPGRVRVVAIGPTTAGAALGAGWRVEQATSPSPEALAAACARAWQELRMEGDGQGR